The genome window GGCGCGGTGAGATTTGCCACGTCGCCATTACCGATGACAACGGGCGTTTGGCGCGCTACAAGGTGGTCGACCCCTCTTTTCACAACTGGGCCGGGCTGGCGCTGGCGCTGCGCCAGCAGCAGATCTCGGACTTTCCGCTCTGCAACAAGAGCTTCAACCTGTCGTATTGCGGCCATGATCTGTAACCAGCAGTTAGTTCGCCCGGCCTCGCCGGCGGCTGCGGGCAATCCGTTCACCGCAGTCGGCCTTCGGGTGCTCGTATGCTGAAGACGCTGCGCGCCCGTCTGCAGCAAGGCCATCGCACGATAGCTTTCCCGGCGGCGGAGCCGGAGTTGGTGGATCGCTTTCGCGGCCGGCCGGCGTTGGTGCCGGCGAAGTGCCGTGACGGTTGCCGCGAGTGTGCCGCGGCCTGCCCGACGCAGGCGCTCACAGTCGCTGGCGGCTTGCAGCTCGATCTCGGGCGGTGCCTGTTTTGTGCCGAGTGTGCGAGCGTCTGCCCCGAGGGCGCGATTCAGTTCACCGGCGAGTATCGCCTGGCGACTCGAACGCGGGTGGCGTTGCAGCTCGCGGGGCCGACTTTCGACTTGGCGCAGGCCCTAGGCGAAGAGCTGCGGCGGCTGTTGGGCCGTTCGCTCAAGCTGCGCCAAGTCAGCGCCGGCGGCTGCAACGCCTGCGAGGCGGAGGTGAACGTGCTCAACACGGTGGTTTTCGACCTCGGCCGCTTCGGTGTCCAGTTCGTCGCTTCGCCCCGGCATGCCGACGGGTTGCTGATCACCGGGCCGGTCACCGAAAACATGCGGCTGGCATTGCACAAGACTTACGAGGCCGTGCCCGCGCCGAAGGTCGTCATTGCCGTCGGTGCCTGCGCCATCAGCGGCGGCCCGTTTCGCGACCACCCCGAGCAGCACAACGGTGCCGAGGGCGTGTTGCCCATCGATCTCTACGTTCCCGGCTGCCCGCCGCATCCGGTGACGATTCTAGACGGCTTGTTACGGCTGCTCGGCCAGCGCTGAGCGCCCGCTGCCGGCGGCGGGTATCATGGCTCGCCCCCGCAGGCCACCGGGCAGGGCCATCAGCGGCGAACGCTATCGCCGTCTCAGATGCTGTGAAGGTCCCCGCAGACTCCAAAGGCTTCGCATTGTCACGCAGCGGCGGGAAGTGGAGCCAAGCCGACCTGACGGCCGAGACGTTCCAGAAGAGCAACGCCCCCGCGTCTGACACGGCAAGCGACAGCCGGCGGAGATGGGAGCGGAGGCGCCAGCACCGCCCGGGCCGGAACCCGCGCCCGTTTCTGTTCCCGGCGGCCGCCCTCAAAAGGTCACCGGGTTGGCCAGTGCGGCACTGTCGCCGCGATTCGCGCGCGAGTTGCTCGGGGCCGCCGCTTCCGTGTCGCTGCCCGAGAGCACGGCGCAGCCTCACGCCAGCGCCGTCGCCTGCGTTCGCGTCGTTCGTCACCCCCGGTGTGGCTCCGATGTCGCATCTCTGCGCCCGATCGCCCGGCCTTACACTTCGACCACCCAGCGCGCTTGCCATCGAACCCCCTAATCGCCCTACGATCCCCATAACACGTGGGAAGCACCGTCGGTGATCAGCGGTTCAGTTCAACGGGGCCTGCCTGCCGAAGCCGCGGCGCAGGCAGGCCTTTCCGCCATCCGGCGGCAACCACCACCCCATCTCGCGCACCGCCCCGTCGCGCCGGATGACGGAAAAACCCTTTACGTTAGGCTTGCTGCGCGCTCGCGAAACGCGTACGGGAGGGGTATGGTTGATCTGGTGCACGGATGTCCAAGCTGGACGTGGCAAAGGAGGAGATCGCCTACCTGAAGCTCTAGCTCGGTATCGTCATCGTTACGGACATCAGCCTAATGGGGTGGCTGCTTGGAAACTTCCAATCTGCTGGATGGGCGCTGATCGTCGGCGATATCGTGGCGCTCCTATGTGCTTCATGGGGCTGCTATTCGCTGCATACCCGCATCAAGTCTGCCATCGCAAAGTTGGAGGAGCTGTAGCCATGGAAATCATTGTCGCAATTGTTCTCCTGGCTGGTGTAGGCTTCATCACGTACCTGGCCCTCGACGCCGCGCGGCACGTGAAGTGATGCCGAACCCGGCGCTCGAGCCGACCGGCTTGAGCTTGAGCTTCGCGGTTTGCGCTCATCGTCCATCTGCCGGCGGGTCATCGCCAAGACGTTAGCCCGGTCTCTGACTCCGTGATAGTTTCCCGGCATGCGGTTCCAGGAGTTGCAGGCGGAGTGGGATGACGACAACATCGAACACATTGCGCGGCACGGCATCGAGCCGGACGAGGTCGAGGAGATCGTGTACGAAGACTGCTACCCTTCGTGGATTGTGCGCGGTCGCCGCCGCGGAATCCGCGAGCTTCGCTGGACCGTATTTGGACAGACGTGCGCAGGTCGCTATCTGCTCGCCGTCGTCGCGCCGTACCCGGGTCGCGGCGTGTGGCGTGCAGTGACCGCGAGAGACATGGAGCGGCAGACTCGACGGAGGTATCAGCAGTGGCGCAGAAGCTAACAACCGCACAGCGACGGACTCTTCGAGAGGAGGCCCAGGAATGGGATGAATTCACCGACGAACAGTTCGCGCGGCTCTTCGAAGAAGGGAAGCCGGTTCCGATCCGTCTGCGACGCCCACCGCCCAAGACCCTCACGGTCGCGCTCGATGCCCAGACCCTCAACCGGCTCCGGCGTCTTGCGCGACAGAAGCAAGTCAAGCCGCGACACTTGGCAGCAATCTGGATCGCGGAGCGACTCGGACACGAGCCGATTGCGACAGGCAAGCAGCGGCGAACGGGCTAACTCTTAGCGGTTTGGAGGGACCGGAGGTGGCTGGGTCAGGTCTGGATAGCGAGACAGGTTGATTCAGTGGGCTGCCGGAACTTCCGAGCCCTCGGTCGTCAGTCCAGACCCCCATCGCTATCCGCTATCAAGACCCTCCGTTGCTGCGCAGCCCGCCTGCCCGCCGTGATGGTCCACAGAGTCTGGCGGCCGCACGCGACACGTCATGATCACCCGCGGCTGTCCCGACCCACCGACTTCCTGCGTTTTCACGATCGCGCCGCGACCGTTGCGCCGTCGTGCGTCCGCGTGCGCCCCTGCGCCGCCCCGCGCGCCTCACGCCACCGCCGCCGCCGCCGTTCGCGTCGTTCGTTACCCCCGCCGTGGCTCCGGCGTCGCCTCGCTGCGCCCGATCGCCCCCGCCTTCGAGCACCCCGCGCGCTTGCACTGGAGCCCCTAATCGCCCTACAATCCCCATAACACAGGGAGCACCGTCGGTGATCAGCGGTTCAGTTCAACGGGGCCTTTCCGCCATCCGGCGGCAACCATCACACCATCTCGCGCACCGCCCCGTCGCGCCGGATGACGGAAAAACCCTTTTACGTTAGACGCCAAACAGACGCTCTCGTGAGACGCGATGGAATTGAAGAAGCTGATAGTGATCATCTTGGCGCCTCTGGTGGCCTTCGGTTGCATGACCATGCGACGAGGCCCGTCGCAGGTGATCCAGATTCGGAGTGAACCGGACGGAGCTGCGGTTACGATTGAGCCCGCCGCAGGCAAGTTCACAGGACCGGCGCACGTATCGCTACGGCGCAAATCACCATACACGGTCGTTGTGTCGCAGGCGGGCTACAAGCCTGTGTCCGTGCCCGTCGAGAGCACGATCGCGGGCGAGACGTGGTGGCGGAACCTCGTGTGGATACACCCGCTATTCTGGGGAATCGGTGTCATCGTCGATCTACCCACCGGAGCTGGATACGAACTCGCACCAGCGAGCATCACGGTCGACCTGAAGGCGGGCGCGGCAACTTCGGCGCGGTGAGCACCTCGAATTTCCGCTGTCTATGGTCGAACCGCTGTCGAAAGAGGAAGGGAT of Deltaproteobacteria bacterium contains these proteins:
- a CDS encoding BrnT family toxin is translated as MRFQELQAEWDDDNIEHIARHGIEPDEVEEIVYEDCYPSWIVRGRRRGIRELRWTVFGQTCAGRYLLAVVAPYPGRGVWRAVTARDMERQTRRRYQQWRRS
- a CDS encoding 4Fe-4S binding protein, with the translated sequence MLKTLRARLQQGHRTIAFPAAEPELVDRFRGRPALVPAKCRDGCRECAAACPTQALTVAGGLQLDLGRCLFCAECASVCPEGAIQFTGEYRLATRTRVALQLAGPTFDLAQALGEELRRLLGRSLKLRQVSAGGCNACEAEVNVLNTVVFDLGRFGVQFVASPRHADGLLITGPVTENMRLALHKTYEAVPAPKVVIAVGACAISGGPFRDHPEQHNGAEGVLPIDLYVPGCPPHPVTILDGLLRLLGQR
- a CDS encoding PEGA domain-containing protein → MELKKLIVIILAPLVAFGCMTMRRGPSQVIQIRSEPDGAAVTIEPAAGKFTGPAHVSLRRKSPYTVVVSQAGYKPVSVPVESTIAGETWWRNLVWIHPLFWGIGVIVDLPTGAGYELAPASITVDLKAGAATSAR